One region of Mangifera indica cultivar Alphonso chromosome 3, CATAS_Mindica_2.1, whole genome shotgun sequence genomic DNA includes:
- the LOC123211498 gene encoding maspardin isoform X1 → MKGVFSAPGDFVHFKSQVPLHKIPIGTKQWRYYDFGPKVVPPLICLPGTAGTAEVYYKQIMSLSMKGYRVISVDIPHIWNHREWIQAFEKFLDAIDVHHIHLYGTSLGGFLAQLFAQHRPRRVRSLVLSNTFLDTRSFAAAMPWAPIVSWTPSFLLKRYILTGIRDGPQEPFIADSVDFVVSQIETLSREDLASRLTLTVDAASVGTLLLSDSYITIMDTNDYCATPQLLKDQLRERYPEARRAFLKSGGDFPFLSRPDEVNLHLQLHLRRVGVDAQPDLVRGISKDGSGGNHSEKNDGNEEPDNPPKDEEGNSGSPSAESQLPPESSESHNLDDPPLGNSLGCLVGHGGKMLLLPCELLRKQQITAAEILLQIALEIYVLYMVETLNLTSLCRWKFLQLL, encoded by the exons ATGAAAGGCGTCTTCTCGGCGCCCGGAGATTTTGTCCACTTCAAGTCTCAGGTTCCTCTTCACAAGATTCCt ATTGGCACAAAGCAGTGGCGATATTATGATTTTGGGCCAAAAGTGGTTCCTCCACTTATTTGTCTTCCTGGTACGGCAGGGACAGCAGAAGTCTACTATAAACAAATCATGTCCTTGTCCATGAAG GGCTACCGGGTGATATCTGTAGATATTCCACACATATGGAATCATCGTGAGTGGATTCAAGCATTTGAAAAGTTCCTTGATGCTATTGATGTTCATCAT ATACATCTTTATGGTACATCCCTTGGAGGCTTCCTAGCACAACTCTTTGCTCAGCATCGCCCAAGACGAGTTAGATCATTAGTACTATCAAATACATTTTTGGATACACGTAGTTTTGCAGCTGCTATGCCATGGGCTCCCAT TGTTAGTTGGACACCTTCCTTTTTGCTCAAAAGATACATCTTAACTGGAATTCGTGATGGCCCACAGGAACCATTTATTGCAGATTCTgtggattttgttgtttctcaG ATTGAAACACTGTCAAGAGAAGACCTGGCATCCAGATTGACTTTGACAGTTGATGCTGCTTCAGTCGGAACTCTTCTGCTTTCAGACTCATATATCACTATAATGGAT ACAAATGACTACTGTGCAACTCCGCAACTACTCAAAGATCAACTGAGAGAGAGGTATCCTGAAGCAAGGCGTGCTTTCTTGAAAAGTGGAGGTGATTTCCCATTTCTTTCACGCCCAGATGAAGTCAATTTACATCTTCAG CTACACCTGAGACGAGTTGGGGTAGACGCTCAGCCAGACTTGGTCCGAGGCATCTCAAAGGATGGTAGTGGTGGCAATCATAGTGAAAAAAATGATGGCAACGAAGAGCCTGACAACCCTCCCAAAGATGAAGAGGGAAATTCTGGAAGTCCATCTGCAGAAAGTCAGTTACCTCCAGAAAGCTCAGAATCTCATAATTTAGATGATCCACCCCTCGGCAACTCTTTAGGTTGCCTTGTGGGTCATGGAGGTAAAATGCTTTTGTTGCCTTGTGAATTGTTAAGAAAGCAACAAATCACAGCCGCTGAAATCCTTCTGCAAATCGCATTAGAAATTTATGTTCTATATATGGTGGAAACATTAAATCTCACTTCTCTTTGTCGTTGGAAATTCCTGCAATTGCTGTAA
- the LOC123211498 gene encoding maspardin isoform X3: protein MKGVFSAPGDFVHFKSQVPLHKIPIGTKQWRYYDFGPKVVPPLICLPGTAGTAEVYYKQIMSLSMKGYRVISVDIPHIWNHREWIQAFEKFLDAIDVHHIHLYGTSLGGFLAQLFAQHRPRRVRSLVLSNTFLDTRSFAAAMPWAPIVSWTPSFLLKRYILTGIRDGPQEPFIADSVDFVVSQTNDYCATPQLLKDQLRERYPEARRAFLKSGGDFPFLSRPDEVNLHLQLHLRRVGVDAQPDLVRGISKDGSGGNHSEKNDGNEEPDNPPKDEEGNSGSPSAESQLPPESSESHNLDDPPLGNSLGCLVGHGGKMLLLPCELLRKQQITAAEILLQIALEIYVLYMVETLNLTSLCRWKFLQLL from the exons ATGAAAGGCGTCTTCTCGGCGCCCGGAGATTTTGTCCACTTCAAGTCTCAGGTTCCTCTTCACAAGATTCCt ATTGGCACAAAGCAGTGGCGATATTATGATTTTGGGCCAAAAGTGGTTCCTCCACTTATTTGTCTTCCTGGTACGGCAGGGACAGCAGAAGTCTACTATAAACAAATCATGTCCTTGTCCATGAAG GGCTACCGGGTGATATCTGTAGATATTCCACACATATGGAATCATCGTGAGTGGATTCAAGCATTTGAAAAGTTCCTTGATGCTATTGATGTTCATCAT ATACATCTTTATGGTACATCCCTTGGAGGCTTCCTAGCACAACTCTTTGCTCAGCATCGCCCAAGACGAGTTAGATCATTAGTACTATCAAATACATTTTTGGATACACGTAGTTTTGCAGCTGCTATGCCATGGGCTCCCAT TGTTAGTTGGACACCTTCCTTTTTGCTCAAAAGATACATCTTAACTGGAATTCGTGATGGCCCACAGGAACCATTTATTGCAGATTCTgtggattttgttgtttctcaG ACAAATGACTACTGTGCAACTCCGCAACTACTCAAAGATCAACTGAGAGAGAGGTATCCTGAAGCAAGGCGTGCTTTCTTGAAAAGTGGAGGTGATTTCCCATTTCTTTCACGCCCAGATGAAGTCAATTTACATCTTCAG CTACACCTGAGACGAGTTGGGGTAGACGCTCAGCCAGACTTGGTCCGAGGCATCTCAAAGGATGGTAGTGGTGGCAATCATAGTGAAAAAAATGATGGCAACGAAGAGCCTGACAACCCTCCCAAAGATGAAGAGGGAAATTCTGGAAGTCCATCTGCAGAAAGTCAGTTACCTCCAGAAAGCTCAGAATCTCATAATTTAGATGATCCACCCCTCGGCAACTCTTTAGGTTGCCTTGTGGGTCATGGAGGTAAAATGCTTTTGTTGCCTTGTGAATTGTTAAGAAAGCAACAAATCACAGCCGCTGAAATCCTTCTGCAAATCGCATTAGAAATTTATGTTCTATATATGGTGGAAACATTAAATCTCACTTCTCTTTGTCGTTGGAAATTCCTGCAATTGCTGTAA
- the LOC123211498 gene encoding maspardin isoform X4, which produces MKGVFSAPGDFVHFKSQVPLHKIPGYRVISVDIPHIWNHREWIQAFEKFLDAIDVHHIHLYGTSLGGFLAQLFAQHRPRRVRSLVLSNTFLDTRSFAAAMPWAPIVSWTPSFLLKRYILTGIRDGPQEPFIADSVDFVVSQIETLSREDLASRLTLTVDAASVGTLLLSDSYITIMDTNDYCATPQLLKDQLRERYPEARRAFLKSGGDFPFLSRPDEVNLHLQLHLRRVGVDAQPDLVRGISKDGSGGNHSEKNDGNEEPDNPPKDEEGNSGSPSAESQLPPESSESHNLDDPPLGNSLGCLVGHGGKMLLLPCELLRKQQITAAEILLQIALEIYVLYMVETLNLTSLCRWKFLQLL; this is translated from the exons ATGAAAGGCGTCTTCTCGGCGCCCGGAGATTTTGTCCACTTCAAGTCTCAGGTTCCTCTTCACAAGATTCCt GGCTACCGGGTGATATCTGTAGATATTCCACACATATGGAATCATCGTGAGTGGATTCAAGCATTTGAAAAGTTCCTTGATGCTATTGATGTTCATCAT ATACATCTTTATGGTACATCCCTTGGAGGCTTCCTAGCACAACTCTTTGCTCAGCATCGCCCAAGACGAGTTAGATCATTAGTACTATCAAATACATTTTTGGATACACGTAGTTTTGCAGCTGCTATGCCATGGGCTCCCAT TGTTAGTTGGACACCTTCCTTTTTGCTCAAAAGATACATCTTAACTGGAATTCGTGATGGCCCACAGGAACCATTTATTGCAGATTCTgtggattttgttgtttctcaG ATTGAAACACTGTCAAGAGAAGACCTGGCATCCAGATTGACTTTGACAGTTGATGCTGCTTCAGTCGGAACTCTTCTGCTTTCAGACTCATATATCACTATAATGGAT ACAAATGACTACTGTGCAACTCCGCAACTACTCAAAGATCAACTGAGAGAGAGGTATCCTGAAGCAAGGCGTGCTTTCTTGAAAAGTGGAGGTGATTTCCCATTTCTTTCACGCCCAGATGAAGTCAATTTACATCTTCAG CTACACCTGAGACGAGTTGGGGTAGACGCTCAGCCAGACTTGGTCCGAGGCATCTCAAAGGATGGTAGTGGTGGCAATCATAGTGAAAAAAATGATGGCAACGAAGAGCCTGACAACCCTCCCAAAGATGAAGAGGGAAATTCTGGAAGTCCATCTGCAGAAAGTCAGTTACCTCCAGAAAGCTCAGAATCTCATAATTTAGATGATCCACCCCTCGGCAACTCTTTAGGTTGCCTTGTGGGTCATGGAGGTAAAATGCTTTTGTTGCCTTGTGAATTGTTAAGAAAGCAACAAATCACAGCCGCTGAAATCCTTCTGCAAATCGCATTAGAAATTTATGTTCTATATATGGTGGAAACATTAAATCTCACTTCTCTTTGTCGTTGGAAATTCCTGCAATTGCTGTAA
- the LOC123211498 gene encoding maspardin isoform X2 yields MKGVFSAPGDFVHFKSQIGTKQWRYYDFGPKVVPPLICLPGTAGTAEVYYKQIMSLSMKGYRVISVDIPHIWNHREWIQAFEKFLDAIDVHHIHLYGTSLGGFLAQLFAQHRPRRVRSLVLSNTFLDTRSFAAAMPWAPIVSWTPSFLLKRYILTGIRDGPQEPFIADSVDFVVSQIETLSREDLASRLTLTVDAASVGTLLLSDSYITIMDTNDYCATPQLLKDQLRERYPEARRAFLKSGGDFPFLSRPDEVNLHLQLHLRRVGVDAQPDLVRGISKDGSGGNHSEKNDGNEEPDNPPKDEEGNSGSPSAESQLPPESSESHNLDDPPLGNSLGCLVGHGGKMLLLPCELLRKQQITAAEILLQIALEIYVLYMVETLNLTSLCRWKFLQLL; encoded by the exons ATGAAAGGCGTCTTCTCGGCGCCCGGAGATTTTGTCCACTTCAAGTCTCAG ATTGGCACAAAGCAGTGGCGATATTATGATTTTGGGCCAAAAGTGGTTCCTCCACTTATTTGTCTTCCTGGTACGGCAGGGACAGCAGAAGTCTACTATAAACAAATCATGTCCTTGTCCATGAAG GGCTACCGGGTGATATCTGTAGATATTCCACACATATGGAATCATCGTGAGTGGATTCAAGCATTTGAAAAGTTCCTTGATGCTATTGATGTTCATCAT ATACATCTTTATGGTACATCCCTTGGAGGCTTCCTAGCACAACTCTTTGCTCAGCATCGCCCAAGACGAGTTAGATCATTAGTACTATCAAATACATTTTTGGATACACGTAGTTTTGCAGCTGCTATGCCATGGGCTCCCAT TGTTAGTTGGACACCTTCCTTTTTGCTCAAAAGATACATCTTAACTGGAATTCGTGATGGCCCACAGGAACCATTTATTGCAGATTCTgtggattttgttgtttctcaG ATTGAAACACTGTCAAGAGAAGACCTGGCATCCAGATTGACTTTGACAGTTGATGCTGCTTCAGTCGGAACTCTTCTGCTTTCAGACTCATATATCACTATAATGGAT ACAAATGACTACTGTGCAACTCCGCAACTACTCAAAGATCAACTGAGAGAGAGGTATCCTGAAGCAAGGCGTGCTTTCTTGAAAAGTGGAGGTGATTTCCCATTTCTTTCACGCCCAGATGAAGTCAATTTACATCTTCAG CTACACCTGAGACGAGTTGGGGTAGACGCTCAGCCAGACTTGGTCCGAGGCATCTCAAAGGATGGTAGTGGTGGCAATCATAGTGAAAAAAATGATGGCAACGAAGAGCCTGACAACCCTCCCAAAGATGAAGAGGGAAATTCTGGAAGTCCATCTGCAGAAAGTCAGTTACCTCCAGAAAGCTCAGAATCTCATAATTTAGATGATCCACCCCTCGGCAACTCTTTAGGTTGCCTTGTGGGTCATGGAGGTAAAATGCTTTTGTTGCCTTGTGAATTGTTAAGAAAGCAACAAATCACAGCCGCTGAAATCCTTCTGCAAATCGCATTAGAAATTTATGTTCTATATATGGTGGAAACATTAAATCTCACTTCTCTTTGTCGTTGGAAATTCCTGCAATTGCTGTAA
- the LOC123210296 gene encoding probable calcium-binding protein CML13, with protein MGKDLSDDQISSMKEAFTLFDTDGDGRIAPSELGILMRSLGGNPTQAQLKSIVSEEKLTAPFDFPRFLELMKKHMKPEPFDRQLRDAFKVLDKDSTGFVSVADLRHILTSIGEKLEPAEFDEWIREVDVGSDGKIRYEDFIARMVAK; from the coding sequence ATGGGCAAGGATCTGAGCGACGACCAGATCTCGTCAATGAAGGAGGCCTTTACATTATTCGACACTGATGGTGACGGTCGGATCGCTCCTTCAGAGTTGGGGATCCTCATGCGATCACTCGGGGGAAACCCCACACAGGCCCAACTGAAATCGATAGTTTCTGAGGAAAAACTAACGGCGCCGTTTGATTTTCCCCGTTTCCTTGAACTGATGAAAAAGCACATGAAACCGGAGCCGTTCGATCGCCAGTTGCGTGATGCGTTCAAAGTGCTGGATAAGGATTCAACTGGGTTTGTCTCCGTGGCGGATCTGAGACATATATTGACGTCTATTGGGGAGAAGCTGGAGCCCGCCGAGTTTGACGAGTGGATTCGGGAAGTGGATGTGGGGTCGGATGGCAAAATCCGGTACGAAGATTTCATTGCCAGGATGGTGGCTAAGTGA
- the LOC123210308 gene encoding putative transferase At4g12130, mitochondrial isoform X1 → MRFIKPHGKVSKSIFSVCRRLHNEHNLHHAGSMASLLRSRSVVRFSGPETIKFLQGLLTNDVRKFGELPGKRDNTSTVPTPNLPSESVSPVYAALLTPQGRFLYDLFLYSPPRPDEKLNRRGSGPASNKDDGSVELFADVDGSVLDELLQTFKKYRLRTKVEIENVAEEFSCWQRFAEKISQASSPIEEPEAGSVGWGSGIDRSGVSASCGNSDGWQWFKDPRLVCLGYRGIFPSGTTPPLVEADKETGEENYVLWRLEKGVAEGSTEIPKGEAMPLEYNLSGLNAISFDKGCYVGQELIARTHHQGVIRKRLLPLRFFNDKGKEVEQKVALGAEVINMKTGKKAGKVTTALGCCGLGVLRLEEAFKVSGVLTVQGQENVRVEAMRPQWWPAEWFREHQLDTAVA, encoded by the exons atgcgttTTATCAAACCACATGGAAAGGTCTCGAAATCCATATTCTCCGTATGCCGTAGGCTACACAATGAACACAATCTACACCATGCTGGTTCAATGGCCTCGCTCCTGAGATCCCGGTCTGTTGTCCGGTTCAGCGGCCCAGAAACTATTAAGTTTCTACAAGGTTTATTGACCAACGATGTAAGGAAGTTCGGTGAACTCCCGGGTAAGAGAGACAACACGTCCACGGTGCCAACACCCAACTTGCCTTCTGAGTCTGTTTCGCCTGTTTACGCGGCGCTTTTGACTCCTCAAGGGAGGTTTTTGTACGACTTATTCTTGTATTCCCCGCCTAGACCCGACGAAAAGCTGAACCGGCGGGGGTCTGGACCCGCTTCCAATAAAGATGACGGGTCCGTCGAGTTGTTTGCTGATGTTGATGGGTCAGTCTTGGATGAGTTATTGCAAACTTTTAAGAA ATATCGGTTGAGAACTAAGGTTGAGATTGAAAATGTTGCCGAGGAATTCTCCTGCTGGCAACGTTTTGCTGAGAAGATCTCTCAAGCATCTTCACCTATAGAAGAGCCAGAGGCTGGTAGTGTTGGCTGGGGCAGTGGTATTGATCGTTCTGGTGTGTCAGCTTCATGTGGTAACAGTGATGGATGGCAATGGTTTAAGGATCCCAGATTGGTGTGTCTTGGATACAGGGGAATTTTTCCATCTGGAACAACTC CACCTTTGGTGGAGGCTGACAAAGAAACAGGTGAAGAGAATTACGTTTTATGGAGATTAGAGAAGGGAGTCGCTGAAGGCTCAACTGAAATTCCGAAAG GAGAGGCGATGCCATTGGAATACAATCTTTCTGGTCTAAATGCGATAAGTTTTGATAAAGGTTGCTATGTTGGTCAAGAGTTAATTGCTCGAACACATCACCAGGGGGTTATTCGCAAGCGCTTGCTTCCTTTAAGGTTTTTTAATGATAAAGGAAAAG AAGTAGAGCAGAAAGTTGCTCTTGGCGCAGAAGTAATTAATATGAAAACTGGCAAGAAGGCTGGAAAGGTAACAACTGCTCTGGGCTGTTGCGGGCTGGGTGTCTTGCGGTTGGAGGAAGCGTTCAAAGTATCAGGTGTCTTGACTGTACAAGGACAGGAAAATGTGAGGGTTGAGGCCATGAGACCCCAATGGTGGCCTGCTGAGTGGTTTCGAGAGCATCAACTGGATACTGCGGTTGCTTAG
- the LOC123210308 gene encoding putative transferase At4g12130, mitochondrial isoform X2, whose protein sequence is MRFIKPHGKVSKSIFSVCRRLHNEHNLHHAGSMASLLRSRSVVRFSGPETIKFLQGLLTNDVRKFGELPGKRDNTSTVPTPNLPSESVSPVYAALLTPQGRFLYDLFLYSPPRPDEKLNRRGSGPASNKDDGSVELFADVDGSVLDELLQTFKKYRLRTKVEIENVAEEFSCWQRFAEKISQASSPIEEPEAGSVGWGSGIDRSGVSASCGNSDGWQWFKDPRLVCLGYRGIFPSGTTPPLVEADKETGEENYVLWRLEKGVAEGSTEIPKEVEQKVALGAEVINMKTGKKAGKVTTALGCCGLGVLRLEEAFKVSGVLTVQGQENVRVEAMRPQWWPAEWFREHQLDTAVA, encoded by the exons atgcgttTTATCAAACCACATGGAAAGGTCTCGAAATCCATATTCTCCGTATGCCGTAGGCTACACAATGAACACAATCTACACCATGCTGGTTCAATGGCCTCGCTCCTGAGATCCCGGTCTGTTGTCCGGTTCAGCGGCCCAGAAACTATTAAGTTTCTACAAGGTTTATTGACCAACGATGTAAGGAAGTTCGGTGAACTCCCGGGTAAGAGAGACAACACGTCCACGGTGCCAACACCCAACTTGCCTTCTGAGTCTGTTTCGCCTGTTTACGCGGCGCTTTTGACTCCTCAAGGGAGGTTTTTGTACGACTTATTCTTGTATTCCCCGCCTAGACCCGACGAAAAGCTGAACCGGCGGGGGTCTGGACCCGCTTCCAATAAAGATGACGGGTCCGTCGAGTTGTTTGCTGATGTTGATGGGTCAGTCTTGGATGAGTTATTGCAAACTTTTAAGAA ATATCGGTTGAGAACTAAGGTTGAGATTGAAAATGTTGCCGAGGAATTCTCCTGCTGGCAACGTTTTGCTGAGAAGATCTCTCAAGCATCTTCACCTATAGAAGAGCCAGAGGCTGGTAGTGTTGGCTGGGGCAGTGGTATTGATCGTTCTGGTGTGTCAGCTTCATGTGGTAACAGTGATGGATGGCAATGGTTTAAGGATCCCAGATTGGTGTGTCTTGGATACAGGGGAATTTTTCCATCTGGAACAACTC CACCTTTGGTGGAGGCTGACAAAGAAACAGGTGAAGAGAATTACGTTTTATGGAGATTAGAGAAGGGAGTCGCTGAAGGCTCAACTGAAATTCCGAAAG AAGTAGAGCAGAAAGTTGCTCTTGGCGCAGAAGTAATTAATATGAAAACTGGCAAGAAGGCTGGAAAGGTAACAACTGCTCTGGGCTGTTGCGGGCTGGGTGTCTTGCGGTTGGAGGAAGCGTTCAAAGTATCAGGTGTCTTGACTGTACAAGGACAGGAAAATGTGAGGGTTGAGGCCATGAGACCCCAATGGTGGCCTGCTGAGTGGTTTCGAGAGCATCAACTGGATACTGCGGTTGCTTAG
- the LOC123211948 gene encoding AT-hook motif nuclear-localized protein 1-like gives MEEAPRKPVTPATTGGVTVVGSDAPLDYQISSRSENPTANRNPNTGSAPAPAQPAAAAAAATFPAKKKRGRPRKYGPDGTVTMALSPKPISSAAPSPPVIDFSRSAEKQRKMKPAGSVSKSKYELENLGEWVACSVGANFTPHIITVNTGEDVTMKIISFSQQGPRAICILSANGVISSVTLRQPDSSGGTLTYEGRFEILSLSGSFMPSDSGGTRSRSGGMSVSLASPDGRVVGGGVAGLLVAASPVQVVVGSFLAGNQHEQKPKKQKHEPISTATPTAAVPISSADPKGNFTTTFRGDNWSPLPSDSSKPTDNNASQPVG, from the exons ATGGAAGAAGCACCGAGAAAACCAGTAACTCCAGCCACAACGGGTGGGGTAACAGTTGTTGGATCAGATGCTCCTTTGGATTACCAGATATCTTCAAGATCCGAAAACCCGACCGCGAACCGGAACCCAAATACTGGATCCGCCCCTGCTCCTGCTCAGCCTGCGGCGGCGGCGGCTGCGGCCACGTTCCCTGCTAAGAAAAAACGTGGTAGACCCAGAAAGTATGGACCCGATGGCACGGTCACTATGGCTCTCTCTCCCAAGCCCATATCTTCGGCGGCACCGTCGCCTCCGGTGATCGACTTCTCCAGGTCGGCTGAGAAGCAAAGGAAAATGAAGCCGGCCGGCTCGGTCAGCAAGTCAAAGTATGAGCTGGAAAATTTAG GGGAATGGGTTGCATGCTCTGTTGGTGCTAATTTTACACCACATATCATTACTGTTAATACAGGAGAg GATGTAACAATGAAGATCATATCGTTTTCTCAACAAGGACCTCGGGCCATATGCATTCTCTCTGCAAATGGTGTGATCTCAAGTGTAACACTGCGTCAGCCTGATTCTTCGGGGGGTACATTAACATATGAG GGTCGGTTTGAGATACTTTCCTTATCTGGTTCATTCATGCCTAGTGATAGTGGGGGAACAAGGAGCAGATCTGGTGGGATGAGTGTTTCATTAGCAAGTCCTGATGGACGTGTTGTAGGTGGTGGAGTTGCTGGTCTTCTGGTGGCCGCGAGTCCTGTGCAG GTTGTAGTAGGCAGCTTTTTGGCAGGGAACCAGCATGAGCAAAAGCCTAAGAAGCAGAAACATGAGCCCATATCCACTGCTACTCCAACTGCTGCTGTTCCTATTTCCAGTGCTGATCCAAAAGGAAATTTTACTACCACATTCCGTGGCGATAATTGGTCTCCATTGCCATCAGACTCGAGTAAGCCTACTGACAATAATGCATCTCAGCCTGTAGGGTGA